A genomic stretch from Hemicordylus capensis ecotype Gifberg chromosome 5, rHemCap1.1.pri, whole genome shotgun sequence includes:
- the LOC128327032 gene encoding ferritin heavy chain A-like isoform X2 → MLCFDHINYYRIMMDAQDQQNSQEVNLEMSAKDVPLPLVRQNLHKDCEATVNQMVNLELYASYAYLSMSCHFDRDDVALGHMAKFLKEQSQEKREHAKKFLKYQNKRGGRVVLKDIQKPEQDEWGSSLEALEKALKLEKEVNQALLDLHKLAMEKGDPHHTKYGLMESSEKTTNPQPSTPHMKLLIWKGSTIAL, encoded by the exons ATGTTGTGTTTTGATCATATCAATTATTACAGGATAATGATGGATGCTCAGGACCAGCAGAACAGCCAAGAGGTGAATCTGGAGATGTCTGCCAAAGATGTGCCTTTGCCCTTG GTGCGCCAGAACCTCCATAAGGACTGTGAGGCCACTGTGAACCAAATGGTGAACTTGGAGCTGTATGCTAGCTATGCCTACCTGTCTATG TCTTGCCACTTTGACCGTGATGACGTTGCTTTGGGCCACATGGCCAAGTTCCTGAAGGAGCAGTCCCAGGAAAAAAGGGAGCATGCAAAGAAATTTTTGAAGTACCAGAACAAGCGTGGGGGTCGTGTTGTGCTGAAGGACATCCAG AAGCCGGAACAGGATGAGTGGGGCAGTAGcctggaagccctggagaaggcccTAAAGCTGGAGAAGGAGGTGAACCAGGCCCTGCTGGATCTGCACAAGCTGGCAATGGAGAAGGGAGACCCCCAT CACACGAAGTATGGTCTTATGGAGAGCTCAGAGAAAACTACAAATCCTCAACCTTCCACTCCGCATATGAAACTCCTAATCTGGAAGGGTTCAACAATTGCGCTTTGA
- the LOC128327032 gene encoding ferritin heavy chain A-like isoform X1, which translates to MLCFDHINYYRIMMDAQDQQNSQEVNLEMSAKDVPLPLVRQNLHKDCEATVNQMVNLELYASYAYLSMSCHFDRDDVALGHMAKFLKEQSQEKREHAKKFLKYQNKRGGRVVLKDIQKPEQDEWGSSLEALEKALKLEKEVNQALLDLHKLAMEKGDPHLCDFLESEYLEEQVKAIKRLGDHHTNLRRLGVPQSGMGEYLFDRLTLRESN; encoded by the exons ATGTTGTGTTTTGATCATATCAATTATTACAGGATAATGATGGATGCTCAGGACCAGCAGAACAGCCAAGAGGTGAATCTGGAGATGTCTGCCAAAGATGTGCCTTTGCCCTTG GTGCGCCAGAACCTCCATAAGGACTGTGAGGCCACTGTGAACCAAATGGTGAACTTGGAGCTGTATGCTAGCTATGCCTACCTGTCTATG TCTTGCCACTTTGACCGTGATGACGTTGCTTTGGGCCACATGGCCAAGTTCCTGAAGGAGCAGTCCCAGGAAAAAAGGGAGCATGCAAAGAAATTTTTGAAGTACCAGAACAAGCGTGGGGGTCGTGTTGTGCTGAAGGACATCCAG AAGCCGGAACAGGATGAGTGGGGCAGTAGcctggaagccctggagaaggcccTAAAGCTGGAGAAGGAGGTGAACCAGGCCCTGCTGGATCTGCACAAGCTGGCAATGGAGAAGGGAGACCCCCAT CTGTGTGACTTCCTGGAGTCAGAATACCTGGAGGAGCAGGTGAAGGCCATCAAGCGGCTGGGAGACCACCACACCAACCTGAGGCGCCTGGGAGTACCCCAGAGCGGCATGGGGGAGTACCTCTTTGACAGGCTCACCTTGCGGGAGAGTAATTGA